DNA sequence from the Staphylococcus epidermidis genome:
GGTTAGATTCGATTTTATCCTTATTATATTCCTGTTCACGTAATTTCACAATGATATAATCATATTATTTTATTCTAATTGCCTTTTTCGTTTGAAGTCTTTGACTGAGAGGATTTTTTATCATCAGGTAATCTAAAAATGACTTCACCTTTATTACTTAAATAATAATCGTCTCTCGCTATTTTCTCGATATAGTCTTTATCATTTAAATTATTAAGTTTCTCTTTTAAAGCAATTTCTTCATCTTGTTGTTTTTGAAACTCAGTTTCTTTCTCTTTCCTTTCAACTGCATCTTGATCGTTATTATGTCTTTGAATGACAAGCAATACAAGTAGAATGAGGATAATCGCTAAAAGAATACCTCCGAATAAAGCAATACGTCTACGTACAACACGCATTTTCATTTTTTGTCGTTGTTTTTTCTTATTTTCTTGTGACGTATATTGGTTACCGATATGTTCTACTTTTTTATTCATTGCTTGTCACCTCCTTAAGCATTTCACTCTTCATTAATACGTTCTTCTTTAATCAAATCATACATACCTTTTGCATTTTCTTTTGTAGCATGGTCGCTTAATCCTGTTACTTTAACTGTGACTAATTTTTGTCCAAAACGAATAATGAGTTCATCGTTTTCTTTGATATCTGTACCTGCTTTTGCCACATTTCCATTGACAGTCACTCGACCTTGGTCGCTAATTTCTTTAGCTAATGTACGTCGTTTAACTAATCGTGACACTTTTAGATATTTATCTAATCTCATGAATTTTTCTCTCCTTGTTGTAAAAATTGTTTGAGATCATCTTCGTCAAATTGCCTATTTTTTGTTTTATCATACAATTTCAAGAAGTGGTCTGCAAATACTTTCTCAAATTTAACACGAGGCACTTTACCTTCTTTTTCTTTAGCACGTGACCAAATGTCTTTTAAATCCTCTTGCGAAGTTACATGCGCATTACCAAAGATATGTGGATGTCTATGAATCATCTTGGTGTTGAGACTTTCTATAATTTCTTTGATATCAATATATCCTTCTTTTTTACCTATACTAGAATGTAATAATACTTGTAAAAGTATATCTCCTAATTCCTCTATCATATGCCAATCATCTTCATTATCAATGGCTTCAAATAATTCAAACGTTTCTTCTAAAAGATACCGTTTTAATGAGTCGTGAGTTTGTACTTTATCCCACGGACACCCTTTTTCATTATCAACGAGTAAATCAATAGTTTGAACTGCGTAATCAAAATCTTGATAAAGTAATGTATCCTCATTGATTTTTGGAATAAATAAACTTGTAAGATTATTAAAATAATCGTCGTAGCGATCAATTTCATAAAGTGGGCATTCAATTACGTGAGCTCCATCACTATGAGAACCAGTAATTATTTTCACATTAAAATCATCAGGATATCTTTCCATTAAAGTAAGTTTTAAATCGGCAGCTATCATTACGCTATAAACTTGAGTAATTACTGTATTTGTACGAACATTTAAGGCCGATTCTTTTAATGACGTACCATCAAGCAGTGTAAAACCATCATTGGGGTCTACATCAACCGCTTCAAAAATGTCATCAATAAAACTTTTTCCTCCAAGTACCTTCACAGAGATATCCTTATTAAAATGACTATACTCTAATAATTTTACAGTCGTAGTTTCAGCAACTCTAGGATGACCAGGAACTGCATAAACAATATCTTCAGATTGTGCCAATTCTATTAGTGATGTGACAATCGCTTCATAAACATCTTCAAAACGGTCATGTGCTTCATAAATACTATCGAAACTCTCGAATTCAATTTCTTTCTTTAGCGTATTGATGACAGGATGATTTAAGGTTCTAGCATATACTTTAGACTCTTTTTCTAAAAAACGATAGATACCTAAAGGTAACTCATCAATGCCATAATTACCTAAACCAACTATTGTAATTGTATGGGTCATGACCGTCTTCCTCTCTTCATTTGATATAATTTGTCTCCAAAAGGTAAGTGCTTTATTTCTTTGTATCCTAATACATTAAATATAATAATATACAACATTATAATCACTATGCCTATAATTGAGCTAACTATAAGTTCTAGTAATCCTAACATCCTACTTTTTGAAGGTAAGGCAAGCATGACAGTTTGAACAACTATACTCATAATTATCATACCTAAAATAAGTTTAACGATAAATAAAGATATACGATTAAAACGGTAGTACTTTAAGACTGCAACTTGCAATATTATGACAAAAAGTAGTAGTGATAAGACTGTACTCACACTTGCACCCACGATACCCCAAAAAGGTATTAATATAACATTTAAAATAATTTTGGACAGTATTCCTATTATCACACCCATAATAATGGGACGAATACTGGTTTGAACTTGTAATAATGAGATATTCATCATTATTAACGAAACACATATCACTGTAAACATATAAACACTCAAAGTTAGAGTTAAATGATTACTTTTAAAGAATACAACATTCATAAGTGGAAGCAGATTAATTAATCCTATACTAGCTGCTGTACTTATTACTACCGTGATTTTAATTGATGCATTTGCATAACGATTCATATGAATTTGATTATGTTCACGAATTGCTTGAGTAAGTAATGGGATAAGAACGAAACTAAAAGTCGTAGTTACAATCAAACCCATTTGTATAAATGAAGCACCACGATCATAAATGCCTTTTTGAATAATTGCTTCTTTAAAAGCAATACCGCTATGTTGTAATAAACGTATTATTGTAAAACTATCCACAACTTGCCATAAAATAACGATAAGTTGACTCAATGCAAATATGGATATGGAAATAAACAACTGCTTCCATTGAATGGAAGTATTATTAAAGCGATAGCATAACTTAAGTTTAAGTGGTTTTTTAAGTAATAAATATAACATTGAACCTAAAAAACCAATCGAAGATGCCAATATAGCTAATGCTCCTGCTTGATAAATAGACCAGTGTTTCATTGAAAACATAATAATTGCAACAATGATTAAACTAACTCTAATTACCTGTTCTATAACCTGGGAAATTGCTGGTATGGTCATTACTTGTTTTGATTGATAAAATCCTCTTAACACTCCTAAGACACCTATTAAAATAAAACTAAAACTGGCCATCTTTAACATGGGTGCTAAATTAGAATCGCCCATCCATCGGGTAATCATATTCGCAAACATAAAAAGCAAAATAAAGACGATAAAACCTATGCATTGTAATCGAAACATAACCCTTGTATAGACTTCATCGGATCGATTAACACCTATCACTTGAGTCACAGCACTTGGAATAGCATTCATAGATAAAATAACCCCTAGTGCTACGACAGGATATATTTGTTGATAAGCATATAAACCGTCATCACCTAAAACATTTTGATACGGAATGCGATAAATGGCACTTAGTATCTTCACAATAATTAATGCTAAGGTAAGTATAACGACGCCGTTAAACGCCGTCTCACTCTTAGTCTTCATCTTTAATCGCCATACTTTCTTCAATACATCTAACTAAGAATTTCAAACTATCTAACCATTGTTTTGATTTTGTTAGCGTTACATTCATTGCATTATTTTGCACGCCAACTTTCATTGCTCTACCAAGAGGTTGCGTCTGTTTAAACAATTCTTCTCCATTAATATCTTCAGTCGCTTTAGGTGATAAAATGATTTGTATAGATTTGCCTTTGTCTTTTATCAATTCGACACCCGCATGTAGAGCGTGGACTTTGATTTCAACAATATCTAATAATCGTTCGACTTCAATTGGATAATCATTAAAACGATCTATTAATTCATCTTTGACATCGAAAAGTTGTTCTTCAGTTTCTACTTTTCGAAGTTTTTTATAAATCTCAATTTTAGCCTGTTCACTTTGTATATATTCAGCTGGTAAATAAGCATCTAAGTGCAATTCTACTTCAATATCTGGTGCATCCGGCGATTCTTCTTTAATGCCACGTTTTTCGTTTACTGCTTCTTCTAACATTTGAGAGTATAAATCGAAACCAACCGAATCAATAAAGCCATGTTGTTGCTTACCGAGTAAATTGCCTGCACCACGAATATTTAAATCTCGCATAGCGATTTTAAAACCTGAACCTAGTTCGGTAAACTCCTTAATAGCTTGCAATCGCTCTTCAGCAGTCTCATTTAACACTTTGTTAGCTGGATGTAAGAAATAAGCGTAACCAATTCTACTTGAACGTCCTACACGTCCTCTTAATTGGTATAGCT
Encoded proteins:
- the divIC gene encoding cell division protein DivIC, whose product is MNKKVEHIGNQYTSQENKKKQRQKMKMRVVRRRIALFGGILLAIILILLVLLVIQRHNNDQDAVERKEKETEFQKQQDEEIALKEKLNNLNDKDYIEKIARDDYYLSNKGEVIFRLPDDKKSSQSKTSNEKGN
- a CDS encoding RNA-binding S4 domain-containing protein, translated to MRLDKYLKVSRLVKRRTLAKEISDQGRVTVNGNVAKAGTDIKENDELIIRFGQKLVTVKVTGLSDHATKENAKGMYDLIKEERINEE
- a CDS encoding MazG nucleotide pyrophosphohydrolase domain-containing protein, with translation MTHTITIVGLGNYGIDELPLGIYRFLEKESKVYARTLNHPVINTLKKEIEFESFDSIYEAHDRFEDVYEAIVTSLIELAQSEDIVYAVPGHPRVAETTTVKLLEYSHFNKDISVKVLGGKSFIDDIFEAVDVDPNDGFTLLDGTSLKESALNVRTNTVITQVYSVMIAADLKLTLMERYPDDFNVKIITGSHSDGAHVIECPLYEIDRYDDYFNNLTSLFIPKINEDTLLYQDFDYAVQTIDLLVDNEKGCPWDKVQTHDSLKRYLLEETFELFEAIDNEDDWHMIEELGDILLQVLLHSSIGKKEGYIDIKEIIESLNTKMIHRHPHIFGNAHVTSQEDLKDIWSRAKEKEGKVPRVKFEKVFADHFLKLYDKTKNRQFDEDDLKQFLQQGEKNS
- a CDS encoding polysaccharide biosynthesis protein → MKTKSETAFNGVVILTLALIIVKILSAIYRIPYQNVLGDDGLYAYQQIYPVVALGVILSMNAIPSAVTQVIGVNRSDEVYTRVMFRLQCIGFIVFILLFMFANMITRWMGDSNLAPMLKMASFSFILIGVLGVLRGFYQSKQVMTIPAISQVIEQVIRVSLIIVAIIMFSMKHWSIYQAGALAILASSIGFLGSMLYLLLKKPLKLKLCYRFNNTSIQWKQLFISISIFALSQLIVILWQVVDSFTIIRLLQHSGIAFKEAIIQKGIYDRGASFIQMGLIVTTTFSFVLIPLLTQAIREHNQIHMNRYANASIKITVVISTAASIGLINLLPLMNVVFFKSNHLTLTLSVYMFTVICVSLIMMNISLLQVQTSIRPIIMGVIIGILSKIILNVILIPFWGIVGASVSTVLSLLLFVIILQVAVLKYYRFNRISLFIVKLILGMIIMSIVVQTVMLALPSKSRMLGLLELIVSSIIGIVIIMLYIIIFNVLGYKEIKHLPFGDKLYQMKRGRRS